tccaGCCAAGAGAACTAGTTAGTTTATGGTGTTTCACAACTACATTATCATGTCATTTTCATAATTCATTACCTGATATGTAGCCAGGCCATGGTTAATAACTTAATATTGCATAACAACTTTTTCCTTTCAAGTCATTGGGCTCCTCAATTGTGGATTAGGTGTTTGGTTCTGTAATTTCTTTCCTACGTTTTCTTACTTTCTATAGTTTGTTGACTGCTTCATATCACAATGGATgtaattattgatttattatgaaattattcTTGTTGACCTATGAGTTTTGACTCAAATGGGTACTTCCTCttcttataagaaaaaatagaaagtgATGTGTGTaacttattaataaataaagaaacattATGATTTCTGTTCTGGGTTTCAGATTGAAGAGAATGTTCAAAGAGAAATCATTAATCACAGATCTCTGAGGCATCCAAACATTGTCAGATTCAAAGAGGTAAGAGTTTGGTATACTGTATGCTTATTGTGTACCTTCATTAGGTTGGGACTCTTAAggtctttttttattatctacaaGGGTAGTTTTTAGGTATGCCACAATCTGATATTTATAAAGTTAGGGGATGACATTGACTCCAAATCCTGTATGCAAATGTACACAGACTCATGAACAGAGAGGCTCTTAATTAGCCTCATTTTGTCATTTGTGTCCATGTTGTTTATGtcattttaatttcattaagGAATCATTTGCATTTTGTTTCTAGAAATCTAGTTACACCAACATgtctatataaaaaattttgagctACATGTggggagatattttctacaaaTAATTTGTATGAAGAAAACTAAAATCATGCTAACTAAACCAATACACAAGGATTGGAAACAGACGTATTCCATTATATATTCAAGTCAAACATCAATTTGAATGCACAACAATAAAACACTTCCAAATTTTGTTGGTTAGCAATTAGCAtgttcttttctattttctatgaGGTCTATGGTTGGTTTCCTATAGGCTTAACTGTGTGAAATTTTTCTGTACTTGATGATATAAATTAAACTTGAAACTTGCAGAGAAGATTGTAGATAAACCTTTATTGAGTATATACACAGGAGCATACTTTAAATATCATTTTGGCTGCAGGTATTGTTGACTCCCACACATTTAGCTATTGTCATGGAATATGCAGCTGGTGGTGAACTCTTTGAGAGAATATGCAGTGCTGGCCGATTTAGTGAAGATGAGGTTGTAAACTTGCAGTTTGTACATATCTGTTTAACACATTGGGTCAATTTGTCCTTCAGTTTGATGCATATGGAAGTCATTTATTTGAAGTTCCCTACTGACTGTTTGATGGTGACTCTTACGGCAGGCGAGATTTTTCTTCCAGCAGCTAATCTCTGGAGTCAGCTACTGTCATGCCATGGTatcatatatgaattttttttcttctagttTTGGATtacaatcttgtttttttcttttgtcatctTGCTTTTATTGCAGGAAATTTGTCACAGGGATCTGAAACTGGAAAACACACTTTTGGATGGAAGTCCAACACCTAGACTTAAGATATGTGACTTTGGTTACTCCAAGGTTAATGAATTTCCCAGATTAAATAAGGCTATATTCATTTGAGCTCAGGAAATAGCTTTTGATGCTTTCTTACAGTAACTATTTCTATTCAATTTTGATATAttagattttggatttttcatGCCTTGCAGTCTGCTTTGTTGCACTCCCAACCTAAATCAACAGTTGGAACACCTGCATACATTGCCCCGGAGGTACTCCAGCGAAAGGAATATGATGGGAAGGTACCTAATTCTCTAAGTTCTATTGCAGAATGACTAGAAAGCTTTATTGGGGCATTCCACTTATTTGCAGGGAAGTCTTGGGTGGTTCTTAGCATCTACGTATTAGTTATGGTCATATTGTAGCCATTGTTTACTCTCATAATATCAAATAAATGGATATTCCTAccatatatttcataatttgttcTATTTGCTTGATAATTTGGTAGCGTTTGTAGATTGCAGATGTTTGGTCATGTGGTGTGACGCTATATGTGATGTTAGTAGGAGCATACCCATTTGAGGATCCTGAAGATCCTAGAAATTTTCGTAAGACTATCGGGGTGAGTCTCTTCTGAACACTAAAATTatggtcaaataaaaaatcacctCTGACCGTCCACCCACATTATTGTTTATTCTTGACTGCTAagttaatttcatttcattgttATTAACAGAGAATAATGAGCATTCAGTACTCCATTCCTGACTATGTACGCGTGTCGGCAGACTGTAGGCAACTCCTTTCTCGTATTTTTGTTGCCAATCCTGCCAAGGTATCTTGTCATGTATCTGTGCATATAAGTTAACAGTTTCATATGCTTCACAAAGCAGTTGATGTGAGCCCACATGATTTCTTCTTATAAATGCCTATAGGATCTTGTAGGTGAACATGAATGCAAGCTTATTCTTATTTAGAAGATTTTGTGTTATTGATATTGGTTCAACTCCATCTTGTATGCCTCCCAAAATATCTACTAACTAATCCTTTCAATTCTCTCTACAGAGGATCACACTCCCAGAGATTAAACGGCATCCTTGGTTTATGAAAAATTTGCCAATAGAACTAATAGAGATTGAGAAGACTAACTATGCAAAAGCAGAAGCAGAACAACCAACTCAGAGCATAGAAGAAATAATGCGGATCATACAAGAGGCAAAGATGCCAGGAGAAGGATCCAAAGCTGGTGGTCAAGCTGCTGCTAGTACATCGGACATTGATGATATAGAGGCAGATATTGAATCTGAAGTTGATGTCAGCGGTGACCATGCCTCTGCTGTGTGAGCATGGTTTAGGAATTATGCTGATAGAGgatttgtgttttaagtttaaTTACACAAACTTTGGCTTTCATTTGTTGTGTGGAACATATTGTACAGTTGACTATATCCAAGAAACATGTGTACACTGTACACGTAAACTTGAACTGTGTATTGAGCTGGGTTTTGTGTGTATGAAATATATTGCGTTTGCGtgcatatttttcatttatacaaaatatttttccacTGATTGGGATTTACCGCATGTAGTGTTTATGCTTATGGTTGTGTCTCTCACCtttaaaataagttatattaACTAATTGACCCTtgtcttatcaaaaaaaaaaaaaaaactaattgacCCTTGGATAAAATATTCTATCCTCACAAGGCTAAGAGGTGGGAAATGAATTTATTTCATGCATCTGTTCTTTCCATATTATTGATCAATTTGGCATTTGAAAATTTATCAATATGATCAGTTTCATTGTTGCCTTAACATCAGTTTCAATATTTCCtttacaaaaaaatgaaaaatcagaaaatagattaccaaaatatttcaatgttttaatatatatatatatatatatatattaaataaaatttggctataaacttagttgtagtctaagactacaaatttcattaaaaaagttaacaaaattacatattttgaaaatttaaccattaGATTACATGACACACGTGTCAAATTTCGTGTCAATCAgctcataatttattttttatgcatattttagattacaaaattttgaaatttaaatatttgattgataagatagttattaatctttgattttttagaaattttgtaatcatggatgatataagaagaaaatgtaatccaatgatggatttattaaaattcatatctaataagaagatattgagtaaagttgtagctctagactacaaccaagtttttgttgtcaaattttattcttttcttaataagtgtttttttttttttttttgctgaatttctTAGTAAGTGTATTTATAGTTGAACTGACACTTAATAGGTTTTTTCATAGAAACATGTAAGTTCAAATCTCCCCCCTCCATTATGACTATCAAatttatcaacaacaaaaaaatttgtaactgaaaataaaaaactaatgtgCCGTGTCTCAACTTTTAACCAAACTATTTAATTCTCTATTGTTGAGACATTCTGGAAAATCAAATGGAACAATATCGTGGTGTCTAAAATCTAAGACCTCCAGAACTAAGTCACAACTCATAACATCAATGAGCCCATTTTTTACAATCTATGCACACTTTTGATGgtttgatgttttaaaatagCAATTTGGGGATTTTACATACTACAACGCTAATGCTCTTAACAAGTGAAATTCAGAACAAAGGCCAACAAGAAATTGACGAAGCTGTTTCTATTTCTCTTCAAAGAAGTCAAAAATAGTTGGACCTGGACACAACTTTAACTTGAGCACGCGCTATTGTTTAGCTTTGAAACGAAAAATTGAAAAggggagaagaaaagaaaaaccgaTCCGTTAAACgaaaaattgaacccaaacaCGCGCTATTATTTACCTTTGAAacgaaaaaattgaaaagggcAGGAGAAAATAAAGACCGATCCGTTAAAcgataaattgaaaaaataaacaaaaacttgaACCCGACGTGAATCGAACACGCAACCTTCTGATCTGGAGTCAGACGCGCTACCATTGCGCCACGGATCCTTGATGTTAATGGTGGGGACCATATAATTAATATACCAATACTATCCGGTTTGTGAAATATTTATGATCCAATCAATACCATAGTAAAGCCAATTAAAATAATGAcactttttaaacaaaaaaataaataaataaataatgacacTTTATCTACATTAACTCACTATTTCATGTAACGAGAGATTATAATAGTGTTGCTCATAGTTTGGCCAAACATGCACTTCACATTCAAGACTTTTTAATATGAATGGAGGAAACCCTATCACAAGTTTTTCATGTACTTCAAGTTGATTTACCGATTTATTTCAATGAATTTACGGctttccccctcaaaaaaaaaaaaaaaaagttgtatggTGAGttatgaatcttttttttttttgggtaaattttcaacctatggtgtttatttctaataataactctttaatcatcagactaagacaccaatcagtttttagtatAGGCAGAGATTGAActttagatctcttattcaattatcagagattttactagttgagctaactggaactcacaACTCACCATATATCTcatatcttatttttaaaacGCAATCGAACAAAGTATTTCTCTAAATTAGTTTGAAGAAAAATCCTACGAACTCCTCATATAACTTTATATTGAGTgggaattttgaaaatctaactgttaaattgcatattattattatatacttcatgcttataaaatttcaagaatattAAAGATTAATTGCTatatcatcaaacaaatgttaaaattttaagtttttgtgatctaaaattgtatattaaaaacaagtttattaattgaatagtaaataacatcttaATTGAACGAAATTTTATATgaatgttaagaatataaagaatatgaaattcaacggtttaattttcaaaatttaccaccaaaaaagagatatatgaaaagtttaaaaagtttctctctaaattagtttggagagaaacttcaTTCCAGCAAAGCCTCCTCGACGAGAAATTATACAGTCCTCTGGTGGACTACGTCACTTGTCCACTATTCTACTAAAAtacttccacttgtttaaaattactgaGTCAGTAATCAGTTTCAGTTTAAAAGAGTTTtctaattcaataattttaaacaagtgtgagtcttttagtggaataATTGACCACGTCACTTATCCATCCTgtggaccttataatttctcctccTTGCCCACCGTCACCACAATTGTAGGAGCAAATCAGCCAAACCTActaccaaataaaaaaacaaaaaaaaaacaaaaccaccaccaccacaaaaaaGTCAGCAAGATGAACTATTGGTCGAACCTTCCCCTACacattttttttgcttttgatggTTACAAGAGACCATGTTGTAGATTCAGAGACACAAGTCAACATGATTTCAAAACCAAAGACATTGACTTCTGACAGAGAATGAAGTTTAGCGACAGAAACAAATTGCATTGAATGTTCTGACATTAAACCAGACAAAGCACAACACTAGGAAGACATCATCGAGCATCACAATAATAGTTACGGTACAGGACAGCAAATTGTAGTCCACAACACTACCAAGTTAATAGAAAAGAACACAGAGACCACGAAGAAACCCATTTATTTGTAGTAACAGGCATGGAAGTAGACACTAGACACCACCATGTAAACTAGTTAAATGAGAACATATCATTCCTCCTCAGATTCAGACTCAGCACTCTGGAGCAATTCGATGAAAGGTCGAGCATTCATCCATATCTGAGAGTCTTTGTTGCCTCCCTTCAGGTATGTGAAGTGGACACCACCTAGGGCCGGcccaaggcctaggcctaaggctccacaacaaataaaaaattttcctacTAAAAAAAGTTCATCTCTCTTggtccaaaattttataaaaatataacattttttaaataattggtatttttttttaagagtgatactaaaaatactacaaattttactataggTTTAACTGACATAtcaccaatcacataaaaaagtaattcaaatacaaataaattaagttgttgaaattcatcaattatagtcataatcacatttattgtgaacattttgtaatatttttctttttcatttctaacaagGCTTTTGAAATAGgagaccaataaaaatttaaaccaattgAAACCCTcatatgtttcaaaaaaaaatgttgcaaatGTGATAAATCATCAATAATGACTAATCTCCTGTTAAgccacacaccaaataatatctatctatctctttctcttaaaaagaatatataaaatttttgcctTAGGCCTCAAATTTTGTTGGGCCGGCCCTAATACCACCAAGCAAACTAGTTAAATTTCATCGGTAATGTTCAtccatttttgtaaaaattcaaatcttagctttttaatcctttttatgtaatgttttcaaattaaaatgtgttttttaacGGAAAAGTTAGAGGTGGATTATGATAGCCTAATGGAACAGATCTCAAGTGGGTAAAGTGCTAAATTTTGAACCACAAATATGTAGTTTAAAATCGAGTCAAACCACAAGTGAATAATTTGTAATTAAcccaaatataaaatcattaagCCTAATCTTCTTTGGTTTAAATCAATTATTTACGatcacataataataataataataataataataataataataataaacggAGTAATTTGCGCTGAAAaagtaaagataaaaaattgttaatatcaaTGTATAGGAAAgacttcttccaaaaaaaaaagaaaagagtattttgtgtttcaaataTGTGTAGTAAATCTCTAATAGCTTGTCAACCCCACGCACCATTGGGACCACTTATTATGATTGTTTTCACTTCATAAACCTGAAACACAATATATCTTCTCGGTCAAGTCGggtattgatatttaatttctagatttgacgcttttttttttttttgagaaaaagatttGACGCTTTTAGGTCTTAAGTCTTTAAGAAAGTCCGGACTTTTACACTAATTTTTTACACCCTAGAgtagttgttatttattttttgaaacaatgCTAGGGTCACAACTTTTACCACAACTCACCATATAACGAGTTGTGAGTAACAGAGAAACAAATGGTAGGTCCACTCCTCACCACTCACAACTCGCTAAACAGTGAGTTATGTAAAAAATTGTgattctagcattttccttgTTTCGGCGACTAGTGAAGTGAGTGTGTGAGAGTATGCGGATTTTCTGTGAAAAATTAGCATTGCTGGTAGTCTTTATACATCCTTGGCAATAATGTTCACTGTTCAGATTGACTGGCATTCTTTGAAGCAATCAAGTAGGCATCTTCAGACTTCAGCTATAATTGCCTGAACTTGGAATTAAACTAGGTATATTGAATCAATTTGTAATCAGTttgtatgggttttttttttttttggtgcgtGTTTTGTTCTTTCAATGGGGTTTTTTACTATTGAAAAGTTGTTGGGAAAAGAACTTAAGAaccattacaaaaataatattgcaAACCATAAAGAATGTTTCAGTGTCAATGATAGAAAGAATGATTACCTAAAGCTCGTAAAATTTAAACAGCTTAAAGCCACTGATTAGTGAGTAGTAACTAATTCAAAGGATTATGGCTTCTTAATATGAACTAAAGAACATGAGCCCCTCAATTGATTTGTTCAAACTTGAAAGGCATTTCTCTTCAATGTGAACGTTGGGTGGCATTTGGTTATGGCCTATCCTATTGGTAACCATAATCCAAAAGGGACGCTTAGTAAGACACAGTGGTTGCCAAAATTTGATTCTCTTTGTAATGGTGGGGTCTCAGCAAgcaaatcaagaaaagaaaatcaaaagggaGGCGAAATCCCATGTTCACGCCTACCTTAGATGTTCTATGTTCAATTGGAagtcaataaatatatatacttacaAATTTGCAATCGTCAAATGCTTGGAAATTTGAATCAAAGAAAATCCACAATTAAGAGGTGGAAGTTTCCGTATCCCTTTCTTTAGATCTACCATACTTTACACACGCCTTATTTCAATCTTTTCCATTTGATTCTCTTCTACTATTATTTTTCTCATGTAgctaatcaaaaaaaaaaaaaaaaaatgatgggacATGCAGCTTGAAGACTCAATGTCAAGTCTTTTCGGTGAGAAATGAGCAAGCTTCTCAAGTTGAAGAGAAATGGGCTGCAAAATGAGCAATGATAGTTTTACACTGTGTATTCTAGATACACAATGTCATGTTACCTGAAATCATgttttacaaatataattttagttaaaattgtaaaatcgtatttcaaaacacaatttcatcatttcaaaattataactGAAACCGTGTTTTCATTTCACAAGGAGTATGTAATAAAATATAGCCCAATTGTCAATAGAGATCACATCCCAATCAGTGAGTTTGAGCTCAATTTACACCTCATGTTcctaaattgttttaaaaaaaattgtgaaaatttttgtatacTTATTATTTGATTTGAACTTCAGAAGAAAAAGAGATCTAATAGATTCCtgttatgtgttattttttgtatttggtgtaGAGGGAGTTTTTTGGTATATTTTGAATTGGGTTACATGAGATGCATGTCTAACGTTGAACTGTAtgagtgattttttatttttataattttacataaattgttataatttatttcaATCAACCAGTTCTTTATTCTTTCCAATTCTTTGTAGTTAtatcacaaaatatatatatatatatatatatattaaaaaatattgaggaATATTTTCTGGACTTCtaagaaaaccctaaaatattggATTGATAAAAACTCaacccaattgaaaccctaaattgtttagaaaaaatattgtaacttGATCTATTGAATTatcattaatgaaattttttttaatagcttgagtgttcaatttttgtaaactaatcaTCATACACACGTGGATTGTCAACACTAGTCACTTTTAATCTTTCACATAATTACACTACTCTCCCTCATTTTGAAAAGCTAGATTCTATTTTTCCCAAATACATATATCCTTTATAGGATTTTAGTAATAATACTTGTTACATTTGTTTATgttcaaagaaaattttcaaaaaaaaaaatcctacttAATTATGATCAATATTTATGTCACAAAAACATTGAGtatatttatcaattaaaaaaattgtttgcgaaaaattaattagttatttTGCATCACCAAAAGTAAGAAGAATGATTTTTAATATCAATGTGTAGGAAAGACTTCTtcaagtgataaaaaaataaaaaataaaagtatattgTGTTGAATCTCTAACAACTGTGAGCCCCACGCACCATTGGGACCACGCATTGTGATTGTTTTCACTTCATAAACCTGAAACACAACATATTTTCTTGGTTAAGTCGGGTAATGATATTTAGGGGCTGTTTGATATAActaaaacaacaatttttaatgtttaaataatattatacgtatttttacaaattttttcattacatgtattttcaaaaaatataaacaacattactagaacAACGTTACTAAACACCTTCTTGATTTCTAGATTTGATGCTTTTAGGTCTTAAGTCTTTAAGAAAGTTCGTAATTTTACACTAAATTTTTACACCCTAGAgtagttgttatttattttttggaacaATGTTAGGATcacaacttttgccacaatTAACCATATAGCAAGTTGTGAGTAACGGAGAAAAAAATGGTAGGTCTACACCTTCACCACTCACAATTTGTTAGATAGCAAGTTATGTAAAAAGTTGTAGTTCTAGCATTTTTCTTGTTTCAGCGACCAGTGAAGTGAGTGTGTGAGAGAATATGCGGATTTTCTGTGAAAAATTAGCATTGCTGGTAATCTTTATACATCCTTGGCAATAATGTTCGCTGTTCAGATTGACTCGCATTCTTTGAAGCAATCAAGTAGGCATCTTCAGACTTCAGCTATAATTGCCTGACCTTGGAATTAAACTAGGCATACTGAACCAATTTGTACTCAggttgtatgttttttttttttttttggtgtgttgtTCTTACAATGGggttttttaatattgaaattttttttggggaaaagaACTTAAGAaccattacaaaaataatattgcaAACCATAAAGACTGTTTCAGTGCCAATGACCGAAAGAATGATTACCTAAAGCTCTTAAAAGTTAAACAGCCTAAAGCCACTGATTAGTAACTAGTTCAAAGGATTATGGCTTCTTATATAAACTGAAGAACATGAGGCCCTCAATTGATTTGTTCAAACTTGAAAGGCACTTCTCTTCAATGTAAAAGCCGTGGGTGGCTTGTGGTTATGGCCTATCCTATTGGTAACCATAGTCCAAAAGGGAGGCTTAGAAAGACAGAGTGGTTATCAAGATTTGATTCTCTTTGTAATGGTGGGGTCTCAGCAAgcaaatcaagaaaagaaaatcaaacggGGGCGAAATCCCATTTCCACGGCTACCTTAGATGTTCTATGCTCAATtggaagtttatatatatatatatatatatagttgggtttaagttacatctggtgtaactctaagcgTTATTATATCacttaataacttattattagatgtgaattttgagaaatctaccgttggattacattatattcatatactctccatgcttgcaaaatttcatagtgatcaaagattaatagttatattatcaatcaattatttaaatttaagtttttgtaatttaaaataattcataaaatatgagtttatggatcatatggcaaataatatccgattggcatgaaaattgacatACGTGTAAAGCAcctatagaacatgtaatttatcGGTGGgattcttaaaatatgaatttaataacaaattattgggtggtataacattacttagagttacactaggtgtaacttgaacataattcatatatatatatatatatattcttacaAATTTGCAATCGTCAAATGCTTTTAGAAATTTGAATCAAAGAAAATCTACAATTAGAGAGGTGGAAGTTTCCATATCCCTTCTACATTTAATTCTCTTTCActattctttttctcatttagctaattaaaaaaaaaatgatgggacAAGCAGCTTGAAGACTCAACGTCAAGTCTTTTCGGTGAGAAATGAGCAAGCTTCTCAAGTTGAAGAGAAGTGGGCTCCAAAATGAGCAATGATGGTTTTACACTGAACTAGATACAAAATGTCATGTTAGctgaaattatgttttaaaaatataatttaagttaaaattgtgaaatcgtacctcaaaacacaattttgtcgtttcaaaattataattgaaatctTGTTTTCATTTCATAAGAAGTGTGTAATAAGATTTAGCCCAATTGTCAGTAAAGATTACATTCCAATCAATGAGTTTGAGCTCAATTTACCCATCATGTTCCTAAAAATAGGTTGAAGGCTGAATTCTAAGATTAAATTCTTACATTATGTCACTAGATAAATGACCGATCAGTTAGCTTACAATCCCAACACTGGTAGAATGGCTTGTTTTTGATAGGTGGCTTGGATTGGATCCAAAGTTATCAAATTTTAATGGCATTAGGAATGTCAATGTGGATTTTTGGATTTGGTTTGAGCTAATACTAGGGacacaaattttttactatctttttaCATAGCGTGTCAAGTAAGTTATGACTgcaaaaatgtcatttttatatGGATTATTATTCACACTACTTTTATAATTAACACCATACCACctaaattgttataaaaaaaattgtgaaaatttttgtatacTTACCATTTGATTTGAACTTCAGAAGAAAAAGAGATCTAATAGATTCCtgttatgtgtttttttttttgtatttggtgtaGAGGGAGTTTTTTGGTATATTTTGGATTGGGTTATATGAGAAGATGCATGTCTAACGTTGAAATGTAtaagtggttttttatttttataattttacataaattgttataatttatttcaATCAACCAGTTCTTTATTCTTTCCAATTCTTTTGTAGTtatatcacccaaaaaaaaaaaaaaactaaaaaaatattgtggaatATTTTCTGGACTTCtaagaaaaccctaaaatattggATTGATAAAAACTCaacccaattgaaaccctaaattgtttagaaaaaatattgtaacttGATCTATTGAATTatcattaatgaatttttttttaatagcttgagtgttcaatttttgtaaactaatcaTCATACACACGTGGATTGTCAACATATATTAGTCACTTTTAATCTTTCACACAATTACACTACTCTCCCTCATTTTGAAAAGCTAGATTCTACTTTTCCCAAATACATATATCCTTTATAGGATTTTAGTAATAATActtgtttcatttgtttatgttcaaagaaaattttcaaaaaaaaaaaaaatcctacttAATTATGATCAATATTTATGTCACAAAAACATTGAGtat
The sequence above is drawn from the Quercus lobata isolate SW786 chromosome 12, ValleyOak3.0 Primary Assembly, whole genome shotgun sequence genome and encodes:
- the LOC115972203 gene encoding serine/threonine-protein kinase SAPK3-like yields the protein MEERYEPLKDLGVGNFGVARLVRDKKTKELVAVKYIERGKKIEENVQREIINHRSLRHPNIVRFKEVLLTPTHLAIVMEYAAGGELFERICSAGRFSEDEARFFFQQLISGVSYCHAMEICHRDLKLENTLLDGSPTPRLKICDFGYSKSALLHSQPKSTVGTPAYIAPEVLQRKEYDGKIADVWSCGVTLYVMLVGAYPFEDPEDPRNFRKTIGRIMSIQYSIPDYVRVSADCRQLLSRIFVANPAKRITLPEIKRHPWFMKNLPIELIEIEKTNYAKAEAEQPTQSIEEIMRIIQEAKMPGEGSKAGGQAAASTSDIDDIEADIESEVDVSGDHASAV